Proteins from one Pseudoliparis swirei isolate HS2019 ecotype Mariana Trench chromosome 22, NWPU_hadal_v1, whole genome shotgun sequence genomic window:
- the LOC130212754 gene encoding double-strand-break repair protein rad21 homolog A-like — protein MFYAHFVLSKRGPLAKIWLAAHWDKKLTKAHVFECNLESSVESIISPKVKMALRTSGHLLLGVVRIYHRKAKYLLADCNEAFIKIKMAFRPGVVDLPEENREAAYNAITLPEEFHDFDQPLPDLDDIDVAQQFTLNQSRVEEITMREDVGNLSLLQDNDFADFGMDDREMMRDASTFEEDIMHGASASNLLLEAEPGPAALPNKSNHMEYDDFGDASLGNTDGGMLVDKLLSSEDGGGIFDDPPAITESVLMPPDHGDDEDDFDNLQSPGSHSPDSGPVEPLPALADQTEQTTLVHNEEEAFALEPIDITVKETKAKRKRKLIVDSVKELDSKTIRAQLSDYSDIVTTLDLAPPTKKLMMWKETGGVEKLFSLPAQPLWNARLLKMFTRCLTPLVPDEMRKRRKGGEADSLDEFLKELENPEVPREEVLSQHRDVIDQTIMEEPSMLAASAMEGSRTTLDETAMPPPSTPRGVKRKTVDKEAALPMAPLEPQHAAERSVLAQRLDVPQVDLPPEESSLNLSQLIPELDLLNEKSKDKKDDSDEEDEDGQTGDQDQEEKRWNKRTQQMLHGLQRVMAKTGADSVSMLELCRNNNKKQAAAKFYSFLVLKKQQAIEVSQTEPYSDIVATAGPRFQLI, from the exons ATGTTCTACGCCCACTTTGTCCTCAGCAAACGTGGGCCGCTGGCCAAGATCTGGCTAGCGGCCCACTGGGACAAGAAGCTGACCAAGGCCCACGTCTTTGAATGCAACCTGGAGAGCAGCGTGGAGAGCATCATCTCACCGAAG GTGAAGATGGCGCTCCGTACATCAGGCCACCTGCTCCTCGGGGTGGTGAGGATCTACCACAGGAAGGCCAAGTACCTGCTGGCTGACTGCAATGAAGCCTTCATCAAGATCAAGATGGCGTTCCGGCCGG GTGTGGTGGATCTCCCCGAGGAAAACAGAGAGGCGGCCTACAATGCCATCACCCTGCCCGAGGAGTTCCACGACTTTGACCAGCCGCTTCCAGACTTGGA TGACATTGACGTGGCCCAGCAGTTTACCCTCAACCAGAGCCGAGTAGAGGAGATCACGATGAGGGAAGACGTTGGAAACCTCAGCCTCCTGCAGGACAATGACTTCG CCGACTTCGGGATGGACGACCGAGAAATGATGCGTGACGCCAGCACGTTCGAGGAGGACATCATGCACGGAGCCTCGGCCTCGaacctgctgctggaggccgaGCCCGGCCCGGCCGCGCTGCCCAACAAGTCCAACCACATGGAGTACGATGACTTCGGAGACGCCTCCTTGGGCAACACTGACGGGGGGATGCTGG TCGATAAGCTGCTGAGCTCTGAGGACGGAGGCGGTATCTTTGACGACCCTCCGGCCATCACAGAAAGTGTCCTGATGCCTCCGGACCACGGGGACGACGAGGACGACTTCGACAACCTGCAGTCGC CCGGTTCCCACAGCCCCGACTCCGGCCCGGTGGAGCCGCTGCCGGCGCTGGCCGACCAGACGGAGCAGACCACCCTGGTGCACAACGAGGAGGAGGCCTTCGCCCTGGAGCCCATCGACATCACTG TGAAAGAGACCAAGGCGAAGCGCAAGAGGAAGCTGATCGTGGACAGCGTGAAGGAGCTGGACAGTAAGACCATCCGGGCTCAGCTGTCCGACTACTCCGACATCGTCACCACCCTCGACCTCGCCCCCCCCACCAAGAAGCTCATGATGTGGAAGGAGACGGGCGGCGTGGAGAAGCTCTTCTCTCTGCCGGCTCAGCCCCTGTGGAACGCCCGGCTGCTCAAG ATGTTCACACGCTGCTTGACGCCTCTGGTGCCGGacgagatgaggaagaggaggaagggtggCGAAGCCGACAGTCTGGATGAGTTCCTCAAAGagctggagaacccggaggTGCCCAGAGAGGAGGTCCTGAGTCAGCACCGAGACGTCATcg ACCAGACCATCATGGAGGAGCCCAGCATGCTGGCAGCCTCTGCCATGGAGGGCAGCAGGACGACCCTGGATGAGACGgccatgccccccccctccacccctcgcGGCGTGAAACGCAAGACCGTCGACAAAGAGGCCGCACTTCCT ATGGCCCCCTTGGAGCCGCAGCATGCGGCGGAGCGCTCGGTGCTGGCCCAGAGGCTAGACGTGCCCCAGGTGGACCTGCCCCCAGAGGAGAGCAGCCTCAACCTGTCCCAGCTCATCCCCGAGCTGGACCTGCTCAACGAGAAGAGCAAAGACAAGAAGGACGACAGCGACGAAGAG GATGAGGACGGTCAGACCGGAGACCAGGAtcaggaggagaagaggtggAACAAGAGAACCCAGCAGATGCTCCACGGCCTCCAG CGCGTCATGGCCAAGACCGGCGCCGACTCGGTGAGCATGCTGGAGTTGTGccggaacaacaacaagaagcagGCCGCCGCCAAGTTCTACAGTTTCCTCGTCCTCAAGAAGCAGCAAGCCATCGAGGTGTCCCAGACGGAGCCCTACAGCGACATCGTGGCCACCGCCGGGCCCAGGTTCCAACTCATCTAG